The Fusarium musae strain F31 chromosome 10, whole genome shotgun sequence genome window below encodes:
- a CDS encoding hypothetical protein (EggNog:ENOG41), with protein sequence MSLAQHVTQTEGFDYEGPANPSYEAPSYPSVLPGFGSGNTLVPGDECDQSGDRSEWRRLNFAPVEVAKKLPNIAAYKVSNLKRYVQVATGIIACWFAAGIVFGFAALKPILIKEGIYSDLCPVVDYRIPCAEQDMRLNLLFISASISANVSSLLAGSVLDRFGRRVCWLVSSVLLAIGSLMMAISFSHPGFHGYLIGNILLAFGGTFIFVSSYQLANAFPRYSGLIVALVTGAFDASAAVFLFYRMAYDASDGSFSLDRFFYGYISVPVAIIMAEFLWMPAHSYHTLPQLEQKIEHAQDRTRDVHQSDEEIDNTNELSRVRSARAGQRKAKLEKIEQLAGDSQERGERVREEEDRQEASGVWGVLHGMPAHKQMMTPWFILILVLTILQMIRMNYFIAGVRSQYRYMLGSDKAAERINEFFDAALPIGGVAATPFIGILLNNLSVPATFSVLTVFIIVIGVLNCIPNIIAGYFTVVAFVFFRPLYYSAVSDYATKVFGFATFGRIYGTVTCVSGITQLIQSGLDALTHGPLHDDPTPVNATLGAAGALVGLILTIFITVKGRVFVEKRVEMWADCERERLLSEDRIGYGTGHEVQE encoded by the exons ATGTCTCTCGCTCAGCATGTAACCCAGACTGAGGGCTTCGATTACGAAGGCCCAGCGAATCCCAGCTACGAGGCCCCGAGTTATCCGAGTGTTTTACCTGGCTTTGGATCGGGGAATACTCTTGTTCCTGGCGATGAATGCGATCAAAGCGGTGACCGATCAGAATGGCGACGATTGAATTTTGCCCCTGTTGAGGTTGCTAAGAAATTGCCTAACATTGCTGCTTACAAGGTCTCCAACCTCAAGCGCTATG TTCAGGTAGCGACTGGTATAATCGCCTGTTGGTTCGCAGCAGGCATCGTCTTCGGTTTTGCTGCACTCAAGCCAATTCTTATCAAGGAAGGCATCTACTCCGATCTCTGCCCGGTGGTGGACTACAGGATCCCATGCGCTGAGCAAGACATGCGCTTGAACCTTTTGTTCAtctcagcttcaatctcTGCGaatgtttcttctcttttggcCGGCTCTGTCCTTGATCGCTTCGGTCGACGAGTGTGTTGGCTGGTCTCGAGTGTTCTGCTCGCCATCGGttcgttgatgatggccATCTCATTCTCGCATCCCGGCTTCCACGGATATCTCATCGGTAATATACTTCTTGCTTTCGGTGGTACATTTATCTTCGTCTCTAGCTACCAACTAGCGAACGCGTTTCCCAGATATTCTGGACTCATCGTCGCCCTCGTCACCGGCGCCTTTGATGCCTCGGCTGCCGTGTTTTTGTTCTATCGCATGGCTTATGATGCTTCCGACGGATCATTTTCACTCGACAGATTCTTTTACGGCTACATTTCCGTCCCGGTCGCCATTATAATGGCTGAATTCCTGTGGATGCCCGCGCACTCGTACCATACCCTTCCGCAGCTCGAGCAGAAAATCGAGCACGCCCAAGACCGCACTCGCGATGTTCACCAatctgatgaagagatcgacAATACAAACGAACTTAGCCGCGTTCGAAGTGCACGAGCCGGCCAGAGAAAGGCTAaacttgagaagattgagcaACTCGCTGGCGATAGTCAAGAACGGGGCGAGCGAgtcagagaagaggaggaccgACAGGAAGCCAGCGGTGTTTGGGGTGTTCTCCACGGAATGCCAGCCCACAAGCAGATGATGACGCCTTGgttcattctcattctcgttTTGACGATTCTTCAGATGATTCGCATGAACTACTTCATCGCTGGTGTCAGATCGCAGTACCGATACATGTTGGGCTCCGACAAAGCCGCCGAGCGTATCAATGAGTTCTTCGATGCTGCTCTCCCCATTGGAGGCGTCGCCGCGACGCCTTTCATTGGAATCTTGCTCAACAACCTGAGTGTTCCCGCTACCTTTTCCGTTTTGACGGTGTTTATCATCGTTATTGGAGTCCTGAACTGTATTCCGAACATAATTGCTGGATACTTCACAGTCGTTGCTTTCGTATTCTTCCGTCCTCTGTATTATTCCGCAGTTTC TGACTACGCCACCAAAGTCTTTGGTTTCGCCACGTTCGGGCGCATTTACGGAACGGTTACTTGCGTCTCCGGAATCACGCAGCTCATTCAATCCGGACTCGATGCGCTTACTCATGGTCCACTACACGATGACCCAACGCCCGTCAACGCGACTTTGGGCGCCGCTGGAGCCCTGGTAGGGCTTATCTTGACCATCTTCATTACTGTCAAGGGTAGAGTCTTTGTCGAGAAGAGGGTTGAGATGTGGGCCGACTGTGAGAGAGAACGACTCTTGTCAGAAGATCGGATCGGATATGGAACGGGTCACGAAGTTCAAGAATAA
- a CDS encoding hypothetical protein (EggNog:ENOG41~CAZy:GH43), producing MGSALPETKTDVSTYTNPVLPGWHSDPSCIQKDGLFLCVTSTFISFPGLPVYASRDLVNWRLISHVWNREKQLPGISWKTAGQQQGMYAPTIRYHKGTYYVICEYLGVGDIIGVIFKTTNPWDESSWSDPVTFKPTHIDPDLFWDDDGKVYCATHGITLQEIDLETGELSPELNIWNGTGGVWPEGPHIYKRDGYYYLMIAEGGTAEDHAITIARARKITGPYEAYKNNPILTNRGTSEYFQTVGHGDLFQDTKGNWWGLCLATRITAQGVSPMGREAVLFNGTWNKGEWPKLQPVRGRMPGNLLPKPTRNVPGDGPFNADPDNYNLKKTKKIPPHFVHHRVPRDGAFSLSSKGLHIVPSRNNVTGSVLPGDEIELSGQRGLAFIGRRQTHTLFKYSVDIDFKPKSDDQEAGITVFRTQFDHIDLGIVRLPTDQGSNKKSKLAFRFRATGAQNVPAPKVVPVPDGWEKGVISLHIEAANATHYNLGASSHRGKILDIATASASLVSGGTGSFVGSLLGPYATCNGKGSGVDCPKGGDVYVTQWTYKPVAQEIDHGVFVRSEL from the coding sequence ATGGGAAGTGCTCTTCCTGAAACGAAGACGGATGTTTCGACATACACCAACCCTGTCCTTCCAGGATGGCACTCAGACCCCTCATGCATCCAGAAAGATGGCCTCTTTCTCTGCGTCACCTCAACTTTCATCTCCTTCCCAGGTCTTCCCGTCTATGCCTCACGGGATCTAGTCAACTGGCGTCTCATCAGCCATGTCTGGAACCGTGAGAAACAGTTGCCTGGCATTAGCTGGAAGACGGCAGGACAGCAGCAGGGGATGTATGCACCAACCATTCGATACCACAAGGGAACATACTACGTCATCTGCGAATACCTGGGCGTTGGAGATATTATTGGTgtcatcttcaagaccaCCAATCCGTGGGACGAGAGTAGCTGGAGTGACCCTGTTACCTTCAAGCCAACTCACATCGACCCCGATCTGTTCTGGGATGATGACGGAAAGGTTTATTGTGCTACCCATGGCATCACTCTGCAGGAGATTGATTTGGAAACTGGAGAGCTTAGCCCGGAGCTCAATATCTGGAACGGCACAGGAGGTGTATGGCCTGAGGGTCCCCATATCTACAAGCGCGACGGTTACTACTATCTCATGATTGCCGAGGGTGGAACTGCCGAAGACCACGCTATCACAATCGCTCGGGCCCGCAAGATCACCGGCCCCTATGAAGCCTACAAGAACAACCCAATCTTGACCAACCGCGGGACATCTGAGTACTTCCAGACTGTCGGTCACGGTGATCTGTTCCAAGATACCAAGGGCAACTGGTGGGGTCTTTGTCTTGCTACTCGCATCACAGCACAGGGAGTTTCACCCATGGGCCGTGAAGCTGTTTTGTTCAATGGCACATGGAACAAGGGCGAATGGCCCAAGTTGCAACCTGTACGAGGTCGCATGCCTGGAAACCTCCTCCCAAAGCCGACGCGAAACGTTCCCGGAGATGGGCCCTTCAACGCTGACCCAGACAACTACAACTTGAAGAAGACTAAGAAGATCCCTCCTCACTTTGTGCACCATAGAGTCCCAAGAGACGGTGccttctctttgtcttcCAAGGGTCTGCACATCGTGCCTAGTCGAAACAACGTTACCGGTAGTGTGTTGCCAGGAGATGAGATTGAGCTATCAGGACAGCGAGGTCTAGCTTTCATCGGACGCCGCCAAACTCACACTCTGTTCAAATACAGTGTTGATATCGACTTCAAGCCCAAGTCCGATGATCAGGAAGCTGGAATCACCGTTTTCCGCACGCAGTTCGACCATATCGATCTTGGCATTGTTCGTCTTCCTACAGACCAaggcagcaacaagaaatCTAAGCTTGCTTTCCGATTCCGAGCCACAGGAGCTCAGAATGTTCCTGCACCGAAGGTAGTACCCGTCCCCGATGGCTGGGAGAAGGGCGTAATCAGTCTACATATCGAGGCAGCCAACGCGACGCACTACAACCTTGGAGCTTCGAGCCACAGAGGCAAGATTCTCGACATCGCGACAGCATCGGCAAGTCTTGTGAGTGGAGGCACGGGTTCATTTGTTGGTAGTTTGCTGGGACCTTATGCTACCTGCAACGGCAAAGGATCTGGAGTGGACTGCCCCAAGGGAGGTGATGTCTATGTGACTCAATGGACTTACAAGCCCGTGGCTCAAGAGATTGATCATGGTGTTTTTGTGAGATCAGAATTGTAG